A single genomic interval of Falco cherrug isolate bFalChe1 chromosome 8, bFalChe1.pri, whole genome shotgun sequence harbors:
- the MUC13 gene encoding mucin-13, with product MRRCVFLAVLLSLVLSLLKGNSTEASSTLPGTTPATTAVDTASSSTTAPEEDFCSGDPCGKALAKCIALNSSFICQCQYGFYYSNKDCHRGKIFPGVITLKRLYSSSLQIVNSAQYEEVYENITVLFQNAFQGLTGFVQTVIVEIQPLQEMRAAVSVRVTVINLFTENSTVNNDTVTSAINTATEKFTYVSHYTATTYCAVFLCDDQTTDCEEGQFPKCTCKSSFSKTEWDERSCSDCSKDCSAEENEYCVREENGVPTCKCKPDFEKKDQKCVPCPIGYSGENCKDNSELILIIVGTVFGAVILCLVIAISVVSVRARHKKDPEKKSLIKSGYSKKNTFDADDRQTTMFPRVQTTSGHANPGYQPNNPYEMRSANRRRFPERDCDDLYEVSREPEGFRMQSRY from the exons ATGAGACGCTGTGTATTCCTCGCTGTGTTGCTCAGCCTGGTGTTGAGCCTTTTGAAAG GAAACAGCACCGAAGCAAGTTCTACCCTGCCTGGAACAACCCCAGCAACTACAG cagTGGACACAGCATCATCTTCAACAACAGCTCCAGAAG AGGACTTCTGCAGCGGAGACCCTTGTGGAAAAGCATTAGCTAAATGTATTGCTTTAAATAGCAGTTTTATCTGCCAGTGCCAATATGGATTCTACTACAGCAACAAGGATTGTCACAGAG GGAAAATATTCCCAGGAGTCATTACACTGAAAAGACTTTACAGTAGTAGTCTTCAAATTGTAAATTCCGCGCAGTATGAGGAGGTGTACGAAAATATAACAGTATTG TTTCAGAATGCCTTCCAGGGTTTAACAGGCTTTGTACAGACTGTCATCGTGGAAATTCA ACCTCTACAAGAAATGAGAGCTGCTGTTTCAGTACGTGTAACAGTGATAAACCTGTTTACGGAGAACTCAACTGTAAACAATGACACAGTTACTTCTGCAATAAatactgcaacagaaaaatttACCTATGTCTCTCATTACACAG ctacaACCTattgtgctgtttttctctgtgatgATCAAACCACAGACTGCGAAGAAGGTCAGTTTCCAAAATGCACATGCAAAAGTAGTTTCTCAAAGACAGAATGGGATGAGCGTTCTTGTTCAG attgcAGTAAAGActgttctgcagaagaaaacGAGTACTgtgtaagagaagaaaatggtgTTCCAACATGCAAATGCAAGCCTGATTTTGAAAAGAAGGATCAAAAATGTGTACC TTGTCCTATAGGCTACTCTGGGGAGAACTGCAAAGACA atagTGAACTCATCCTTATAATAGTGGGTACAGTGTTTGGAGCCGTTATCCTATGTTTAGTGATAGCGATCTCTGTTGTTTCAGTAAG AGCCAGACACAAAAAAGatccagagaagaaaagcctGATAAAGTCAGGATAttcaaaaaaaaatacctttgatGCTGATGATAGACAGACCACGATGTTCCCCAGAGTCCAGACAACTTCTGGCCATGCAAACCCAGGGTACCAGCCAAACAACCCCTATGAGATGCGTTCTGCAAATAGAAGACGTTTTCCAGAGAGGGATTGTGATGATTTG TACGAAGTATCACGGGAGCCTGAGGGCTTTAGGATGCAGAGCAGATACTGA